In the genome of Podospora pseudocomata strain CBS 415.72m chromosome 2 map unlocalized CBS415.72m_2.2, whole genome shotgun sequence, one region contains:
- a CDS encoding uncharacterized protein (EggNog:ENOG503NUKV; COG:Q), translating to MSQEWDVAPAAVVTDFVERCSQLHLPLVILSVSCILLTWQLRKTSPAQQRTAQPPAKSVRGAFLTVLEGLLLATTLSLNWEGLAASASASSRVGITFGSYLGGLYVLSLLPPTGLEHAGRVTRYHSAALYAIFLLLSAVTSGADSIATNVSLSLLITALLSPRPHQKDGPLELDATGESQSSIFGLWSFAWLDGMLFKAWRTGSLQSRDVPEPALLSAADKLVIRTKLRRPSGSLVHSLLRYFGPQLAVQGVVAVAWAVLTFMPTLLLRSILQFVEGPTESSIEEAQGYVVLVFVTSVLASAAEARTIWLGQKIGLRLKTILIGEVYHKALRRSMAVGSSSGGPEGQTADIGTIMNLFTGDINQLADLGANMHQVWASVPVQIFMAVTLLYWTLGLSAFAGIVVMGLMVPVNSRIARSLGAIHMQVMAATDARIQSTTEMMRSIRVIKLTAWDSFFQQKIGDQRAAELKVLDTRYMLWTISATIWYGLPLLITFSSFFCYTILGGNSLTPSLTFTSLSLFNLLKSPLDDLISIIGRVQNFLVAARRVEGFLDEEETEKHHVLGSHTGGQVEIGFEHATFSWPGQSKAADLSSKDGKATENPKSFSLKNLDFKFKVGKLNIIIGATGSGKSSLLHALLGEMPLVSGNVRMPAAASRETLSKDEKTDLVEGVAFCAQEAWLTNNTVRNNILFGQPLIEERYRAVLQACALKPDLKILPQGDLTSVGEGGVSLSGGQKQRVSLARAVYSNARHLLLDDCLSAVDAHTASWVFQRCITGRLMQGRTCILATHNVALTAPGADYILRIDNGTVVAAGSQQDLAVQGQLPELANGPGNHATPEEVPGDREADQKPVNEKKGKEGENSDSHATEPAGPNTRQTIIKYLASMGGRKYWISLVVFFVAQQVGSITVNWWVQRLSNATVEVQRREDNTIEESHSWRLKHYFVIYGLLLAVYFAVGFMRLYMLSIGSLTASVRIHDSLLKSVLSAALKFFDDKSFGQLIGVFSRDMRTVDQDLAMLAIATLHFVGSLIATTILIVFITPQFSLPAIFISLVYYFIAKVYISSSSDLKALESTRQSRVLQHFHETLSGTVTIRAYGAEREYLTQSSALLRKLNQPSFFLWGTERWLVLRLSLTSAFVSLFAGSFSIRSNGDAGTIGLSMSYAIVFSEQVLWLIRYYMVTIQNMTALQRVCGCLDESTGAQDAKSTREPSKEWPSSGFVEYRTVSARYAAHLDPVLRNLSFQVRPLERVGIVGRTGAGKSSLALTLLRGLEIESGQILIDGLDTKTIDLHTLRSRLSYVPQDPTLFAGTLRLNLDPYNEHTDKEVLDALKRVGLFDSSEGRGKFTDLSFTLAERGSNISQGQRQLVCIASSVLKGSKVVVLDEATASIDHESDIKIQACIRSMEATVITIAHRLRTVVDYDRILSLDAGCMKECDHSWELLQQKNGVFRGMCDAAVDREELFALSKAAWDSRHTA from the exons ATGTCTCAGGAATGGGATGTAGCGCCCGCCGCAGTTGTGACAGACTTTGTCGAGCG CTGTTCTCAATTACACCTCCCTCTTGTCATTCTTTCAGTGTCTTGCATCTTGCTCACATGGCAATTGCGAAAAACATCACCCGCCCAACAACGTACCGCTCAACCCCCCGCCAAATCTGTCCGCGGTGCCTTCCTGACTGTCCTGGAAGGCTTGCTACTGGCGACGACCCTGTCGCTAAACTGGGAGGGCCTCGCTGCGAGTGCGTCTGCTAGTTCCCGGGTCGGCATCACCTTCGGATCCTACCTAGGCGGATTGTATGTCTTGTCTCTGCTGCCGCCCACCGGCCTTGAGCATGCCGGAAGGGTTACTCGCTATCATTCGGCTGCACTCTATGCTATTTTCTTGCTCTTGTCCGCCGTCACCAGTGGTGCTGATTCCATCGCTACCAATGTATCATTATCTCTGCTCATCACTGCGTTGCTCTCGCCGCGCCCGCACCAGAAGGATGGCCCCCTTGAGCTGGACGCGACGGGTGAATCCCAGTCCAGCATTTTTGGTCTTTGGTCGTTTGCCTGGCTAGACGGCATGCTCTTCAAGGCCTGGCGCACTGGGAGTCTCCAGTCTCGAGACGTACCGGAGCCGGCTTTGCTCAGCGCTGCCGACAAGCTTGTGATTCGAACCAAGCTGAGGAG ACCCAGTGGGTCCCTTGTTCATAGCCTTCTACGATACTTCGGACCCCAGCTGGCAGTTCAGGGCGTTGTGGCGGTTGCTTGGGCAGTCCTGACCTTCATGCCCACTTTGTTGTTAAGGTCGATCCTTCAATTTGTCGAGGGGCCAACAGAGTCCTCCATCGAGGAAGCTCAGGGTTATGTGGTGCTCGTATTTGTCACCAGTGTTTTGGCATCCGCTGCTGAGGCTCGAACCATCTGGCTTGGCCAGAAGATTGGGCTCCGGCTGAAGACAATCCTGATCGGTGAGGTCTATCACAAAGCCCTGAGGCGGTCGATGGCCGTTGGATCCTCGAGCGGTGGGCCTGAAGGGCAAACGGCTGATATTGGCACCATCATGAACCTCTTCACCGGCGATATCAACCAACTTGCTGATTTGGGGGCAAACATGCATCAGGTCTGGGCCTCAGTCCCCGTTCAAATATTCATGGCTGTCACGCTGCTCTACTGGACTCTGGGACTCAGCGCGTTTGCAGGAATTGTGGTGATGGGCCTGATGGTGCCTGTCAACTCACGCATCGCCCGAAGTTTGGGTGCCATCCATATGCAAGTCATGGCTGCAACAGATGCCAGAATTCAGAGCACTACCGAGATGATGCGAAGTATTCGAGTGATCAAGCTCACTGCTTGGGACTCCTTTTTTCAGCAAAAGATAGGTGACCAACGGGCCGCCGAACTCAAGGTACTTGATACCCGTTATATGCTCTGGACGATCTCTGCAACAATCTGGTACGGTCTGCCGTTGCTGATtaccttttcttctttcttttgttaCACAATACTCGGGGGAAATTCATTGACACCTTCACTTACCTTCACGTCACTATctctcttcaacctcttgaAATCGCCACTCGACGACTTGATCAGCATTATTGGACGTGTCCAGAATTTCCTTGTAGCCGCCAGGCGGGTGGAGGGTTtcttggatgaggaggaaacAGAGAAACATCACGTTCTTGGTTCTCACACTGGTGGCCAAGTGGAAATTGGCTTCGAGCACGCGACATTCTCCTGGCCAGGACAGAGCAAGGCGGCAGATCTCTCATCAAAGGACGGCAAGGCAACAGAAAATCCCAAATCCTTCTCTCTGAAAAATCTTGACTTCAAATTCAAGGTCGGAAAGCTCAATATCATCATTGGAGCTACCGGAAGCGGCAAGTCTTCACTCCTACACGCGCTATTGGGAGAGATGCCGCTTGTATCGGGAAATGTGAGGATGCCTGCCGCAGCTTCTCGCGAAACTTTATCTAAGGACGAGAAGACAGATTTGGTCGAGGGTGTAGCATTTTGTGCTCAGGAGGCTTGGCTAACCAACAACACGGTGcgcaacaacatcctcttcGGTCAACCGCTTATTGAAGAGCGCTACAGGGCTGTCCTACAGGCCTGCGCTCTCAAGCCTGACCTGAAAATACTGCCTCAAGGTGATCTAACCTccgttggagagggaggcgtttCTCTCTCTGGTGGACAGAAACAGCGCGTCTCCCTCGCACGCGCTGTTTATTCCAATGCGCGCCAtctgcttcttgatgacTGCTTGAGTGCTGTTGATGCTCACACCGCTTCCTGGGTCTTCCAAAGGTGCATTACAGGACGCTTGATGCAAGGACGTACGTGCATTCTGGCTACACACAATGTAGCGCTTACAGCGCCTGGCGCGGATTACATCCTCCGCATCGACAATGGTACCGTGGTTGCCGCGGGTTCGCAACAGGACTTGGCAGTTCAAGGTCAACTTCCGGAACTTGCAAATGGGCCGGGCAACCATGCCACGCCTGAGGAGGTACCGGGCGATCGGGAAGCGGATCAGAAGCCCGTGAACGAAaagaagggcaaggaagGGGAAAATTCTGACTCGCATGCCACTGAACCTGCTGGGCCGAACACGAGACAGACCATCATCAAATATCTCGCTTCCATGGGCGGACGGAAATACTGGATCTCCCtggtcgtcttcttcgtgGCGCAACAAGTTGGTTCCATCACCGTGAACTGGTGGGTTCAACGACTCTCCAACGCGACGGTAGAAGTGCAACGCCGAGAAGATAATACAATCGAAGAGTCTCACTCATGGAGATTGAAGCACTACTTTGTGATCTACGGTCTTCTCCTTGCTGTCTATTTTGCAGTCGGCTTCATGAGACTGTACATGTTGTCCATCGGCTCGCTGACGGCCTCGGTACGCATCCACGATAGTCTTCTCAAGTCTGTTCTGAGTGCGGCTCTCAAGTTTTTCGATGATAAATCATTTGGTCAGTTAATCGGAGTGTTCTCTAGGGACATGCGGACTGTTGATCAGGACTTGGCCATGCTCGCCATTGCCACCCTACATTTCGTAGGGTCACTTATTGCTACCACCATTCTCATCGTCTTCATTACTCCGCAGTTCTCCCTCCCAGCGATTTTCATCTCTCTTGTCTACTACTTTATTGCCAAGGTCTACATCTCCTCATCGAGCGACCTCAAAGCTCTTGAATCGACGCGCCAGTCTCGGGTTCTCCAACATTTTCATGAGACGCTCTCAGGAACCGTCACTATCCGTGCCTACGGCGCAGAGAGGGAATATCTGACTCAAAGTTCAGCTCTTCTTCGGAAGCTAAACCAGCCTTCATTCTTTCTGTGGGGCACGGAAAGGTGGTTGGTTCTCCGGCTCAGTCTTACAAGTGCCTTTGTTTCCCTATTTGCGGGCTCCTTTTCCATCAGGAGTAACGGGGATGCCGGCACTATTGGGCTCAGCATGTCATATGCCATTGTTTTCTCGGAACAGGTACTGTGGTTGATTCGATATTACATGGTGACTATCCAGAACATGACTGC TCTCCAGCGCGTTTGTGGCTGCTTGGATGAAAGTACCGGGGCACAAGATGCCAAATCCACCAGGGAACCAAGCAAAGAATGGCCTTCGTCAGGCTTCGTAGAATACCGCACAGTCTCTGCTCGCTACGCAGCCCATCTAGACCCCGTACTTAGGAATCTTTCTTTCCAAGTCCGGCCTCTGGAGAGGGTGGGCATCGTCGGCCGTACTGGTGCTGGAAAATCTAGTCTGGCACTCACTCTGCTGCGCGGACTCGAGATCGAGAGCGGGCAGATTCTGATCGACGGGTTGGACACCAAAACGATCGATTTGCATACGCTGCGCAGCCGGCTATCCTACGTACCGCAAGACCCGACGCTCTTTGCTGGGACGTTGCGTCTGAATCTCGACCCATACAACGAACACACGGACAAGGAGGTTCTCGATGCCTTGAAACGAGTTGGCTTGTTCGATTCAAGTGAAGGAAGAGGGAAGTTTACGGATTTATCCTTCACTCTTGCAGAAAGGGGCTCAAACATATCCCAGGGACAGAGGCAACTCGTGTGCATTGCAAGTTCTGTGCTGAAAGGCTCCAAAGTAGTCGTCCTGGACGAAGCGACAGCGTCGATTGACCATGAGTCGGATATCAAGATTCAGGCGTGTATCCGGAGCATGGAGGCCACTGTCATTACGATTGCACATCGTCTACGTACTGTCGTCGACTATGATCGCATTCTGAGTCTGGACGCCGGGTGCATGAAGGAGTGCGACCATTCGTGGGAGTTGCTTCAGCAGAAGAACGGCGTCTTCAGGGGGATGTGTGATGCGGCGGTGGACCGGGAAGAGTTGTTTGCACTTTCTAAGGCGGCATGGGATAGTAGGCATACTGCCTGA
- a CDS encoding uncharacterized protein (EggNog:ENOG503P6EW), protein MASLTDNNNNKPSLTVETTSMSRLSTKTSQETLTPEPFPTLTEKDTSASRLSDLSTPATTHRLNPFDTDIEAMITNENSHKRSAECTKGGTDCQVWPGQDHWKRKAKAAKKNRRACNCLAGLSKRNRILVKILLIFLIVGIAVGVGFGVSKPLGAGIWRSETQNS, encoded by the coding sequence ATGGCTTCTCTAACagataacaacaacaacaagccgaGCTTGACCGTCGAGACGACGTCAATGTCTCGGTTGTCTACCAAGACTTCTCAAGAGACACTCACACCCGAACCATTCCCAACACTGACCGAGAAGGACACGTCAGCGTCGCGACTCTCGGACTTGTCTACACCAGCTACCACTCACCGATTAAACCCCTTCGACACCGATATCGAGGCCATGATCACCAACGAGAACAGCCACAAGAGATCAGCCGAGTGCACAAAAGGAGGAACCGATTGCCAAGTTTGGCCCGGGCAAGATCACTGGAAGCGAAAAGCCAAGGCCGCCAAAAAGAATCGGCGCGCCTGCAACTGCCTCGCCGGCCTCAGCAAACGGAACCGAATTCTCGTCAAGATCCTactcatcttcctcatcgtcgGCATTGCAGTCGGTGTAGGGTTTGGAGTCAGCAAGCCCCTCGGCGCGGGCATCTGGCGCAGCGAGACCCAGAATAGCTAA